The window CTTTGTTACCTGAGGACCAGGAGATCAGCGTCTACTGCCGTAATTTGCTTGGCATTTTCGGACAGCGCTATGTCGCTTCTATCGACTGCTTTGTACCCGCTGCGCGACCCGTTAAAGTGTGTCAGAACTGTTACTCGGCCTACGGCAGCCTCGGAGACATTTACGTGAACATCTCAGACAAGGTATGTTACCGAAAAAACAAGTCCTTTCCTCTGACTTCGTAAGCGGCCTCCATTCTCCTGGAGTAGCCCAAGCCTCACTCTGGTGTCGGCTGATGTGTCTCATGATCGGGGATCCCGTGATGTTGGTGGCCAAATATGAGGAAATGCCAATTCGGCCGTTTGACTTTGTTTCTGCGGCCGTGAAAGCACCGCAAACCTGTGAGGTGGCTAATAAAGTGTGAATGTGTCTCCAGACTGGCCCTGGCAACGAAAGCTGCAAGGAGATTCTGCTGCACAGTGATCGACTGATGCTGCTCGATCTGCTCTACAACAGCCTGCGTGACATCTGGACCCAGTCCAACTGTGACAGTGAGAGCCTGAGCAGATAAGCGCCATTTCCTCTGAAACATGGGTTTTACCTCATTTCTTGTGCAGGATGCATCACGACAGGATACCGGAGTCTGACCAATGACACGCTGGTCTTCCTGGCAACCCTCAACCAGACACTCACCTGCTTTGAGAAGAATCAACAGGTAGATAAGAACTCTGACAGCGCCCCTTGTGCCTGATGTGTTTATATTAACCGTATATTTCTCTCCAGGACAACCAGACAGAACTGTGCAAAAGCTGTAAGGGCATCTACGGAGAACTGAACAAGCTGTACAACCGGCTGGACAAGAGTCAGGCTGTGTGTATCGACATGGAGGATTCGGTATGAAGAATCACTGTAATGAACTGCAAAATCAATTAGACCGATTTATCAATGGGATTTAGAGTCTGCAGGAGTGTGTTTTAAGATGTACAAGGAAGGATTCCTCCTTACGACGGCTGGGTAAATCTCTTCCAAAACATCATGAAGTAATGTTCCATCACTCTTGAGTGGGATCTAAAAGCTAGTGGCAGCGTATGACgtgctgtttttgtctctgaATCTGATGTCCTGACCCGGAAATGAAGGAAGTTCCAGGGCCGTGCTCGTTATCCCCGCGTGGCCGATGGTATCTGAGGGCTGAATGACGTTTGTGGCATTTCCTTCCAGATGAACACGACGCACAGACTCTGGAGCACAAGCTTCAACTGTTCCGTCCCCCGTGAGGAGACGGTGCCAGTCATCGCCGTGTCCAGCTTCATGCTCTTTCTGCCCGTCATCTTCTACTTGAGCAGCTTCCTTCACTCAGAACAAAAGAAACGCAAGCTCATACACCGTGAGTAACCAGCTTAATTCATCCATTGTCACAGGAAGAGATTTGGTTTTTGAGGGTTGGGGTCTTTCTTTGCTGCGTTTGGTTTTGAAGTTTGCCTGTTTTTAGGTGGTTGCAAAGCAAGCGTGCATCCTATAGGAGCAtttatttgctgctgttttatttgttaTGGATATTGGAAAACAGAGGACCGAAGTTTCCACCTTCGTAGAATCTTCACCTGTCCTGAGACAGATGCACGTGCTATTGAACTTCAGGGATCATTCCGTCTTCATGCTAGcctgcagcagctttagcttcaTTCTAAGATTCATCGGAGCttattttctgctgcaggattccGAGAGAATGGGATTCATGCTTTGGTGTGAcagttctgctgtgtgtttttaggaTATTTCCCAGAGTGCTTTGTAACATACTTCCATTTAAATGTCGCTGCAGCCAAACGGGCCAAGTCCTACAACAGTCTGATGAACATCCAGGATAAactgagctgaggaggagaaccGGAGCACAACGGACGTTACAAGGTCGAAGATTTCACTGGGTCCCTAGAGGAGCAACGTCGGCGCCCCCGATCCCGTCAGAGTTCTCTGAgggtttgtaaaaaaaaaaataaagacacaaatcAGTGGCTTCCTGGAGGTGCACGGATGTTTCTCACATGCAAGAAACTGAAGCACTTTCATCGCCGCGCGTCCAACGTTCCAATTCCACCATCAGGTGTTTTGTTTACTGGGTGATCCACTGATGTTCTTCTGGCGCTTCTTCTATTTCAACTCATTACCAATCTTCAGGTCACTGGATGTTACCAGAAAGGGTGAGCAGAGTGCTCTCTTGTCCTAATTATGGGTTGAGAAATGGGTTTCCTGTGTCTCATGTGTGTCCCCAAAAGCTACAAAAGGAAACCACTTGATGTCCATTAGTGGTAACATGTATCTGCTGTaaggggagaggaaaaaagacacaatGCATATAATGTAAGAGCACTCCAGCATTTTAGCTGCAGTCTTCTCTGTTTTCCActcggtgttttttttttttccttactCTTTTTTTGGTCGTGATCTTGTTTCCAGCTGCCCCAGAtgataaaatcttttttttttttttgccatcatCAGTAATTggtgtgtgtgattaaaatctaacatgatgaaatgaaaagatCTTCATACCTTACTGCTTttcagaagaaggaaaaagacaaattc of the Takifugu flavidus isolate HTHZ2018 chromosome 19, ASM371156v2, whole genome shotgun sequence genome contains:
- the ostm1 gene encoding osteopetrosis-associated transmembrane protein 1, which codes for MVVRKESKTVSGIRRLTMSFPKSVSVFTFSLTLISNIYVAVCSDGLNPTDFAAADRLEGISLNPPAAASNSTAFKVNTDSVLALNLLSLLPEDQEISVYCRNLLGIFGQRYVASIDCFVPAARPVKVCQNCYSAYGSLGDIYVNISDKTGPGNESCKEILLHSDRLMLLDLLYNSLRDIWTQSNCDRCITTGYRSLTNDTLVFLATLNQTLTCFEKNQQDNQTELCKSCKGIYGELNKLYNRLDKSQAVCIDMEDSMNTTHRLWSTSFNCSVPREETVPVIAVSSFMLFLPVIFYLSSFLHSEQKKRKLIHPKRAKSYNSLMNIQDKLS